In a genomic window of Streptococcus oralis subsp. tigurinus:
- the rlmD gene encoding 23S rRNA (uracil(1939)-C(5))-methyltransferase RlmD, which translates to MNLKVKQKIPLKIKRMGINGEGIGFYQKTLVFVPGALKGEDIYCQVTSIKRNFVEAKLLKVNKKSKFRVVPACTIYNECGGCQIMHLHYNKQLEFKTDLLYQALKKFAPEGYENFEIRPTIGMQEPKYYRAKLQFQTRKFNNQVKAGLYAQNSHYLVELKDCLVQDKETQVIANRLAELLTYHQIPITDERKTLGVRTIMIRRARKTGQVQIIIVTNRQLNLNQLVKDLVNDFPEVVTVAVNTNTAKTSEIYGEKTEIIWGQESIQEGVLDYEFSLSPRAFYQLNPEQTEILYGEAVKALDVSKEDHLIDAYCGVGTIGFAFAKKVKSLRGMDIIPEAIEDAKRNAKKMGFDNTHYEAGTAEEIIPRWYQEGYRADALIVDPPRTGLDDKLLDAILTYVPEKMVYVSCNVSTLARDLVKLVKVYDLQYIQSVDMFPHTARTEAVVKLIKKSVK; encoded by the coding sequence ATGAATCTGAAAGTCAAACAAAAAATACCTTTAAAAATCAAGCGTATGGGCATTAATGGTGAGGGAATCGGTTTTTATCAGAAAACCCTCGTTTTTGTGCCTGGCGCCCTCAAGGGAGAAGATATCTATTGTCAGGTTACTTCTATTAAACGCAACTTTGTTGAAGCCAAATTACTAAAAGTTAATAAGAAGTCTAAATTTCGAGTTGTACCAGCATGTACGATTTATAATGAATGCGGTGGTTGCCAAATCATGCATCTTCACTATAATAAACAATTAGAGTTTAAAACAGACTTACTTTATCAAGCTCTGAAGAAATTCGCCCCAGAAGGATATGAAAACTTTGAAATTCGTCCAACTATCGGAATGCAGGAACCAAAGTACTATCGTGCTAAGTTGCAATTTCAGACCCGAAAATTTAACAATCAGGTCAAGGCAGGTTTGTATGCGCAAAACTCTCATTACCTCGTAGAGTTGAAAGACTGTTTGGTGCAAGATAAGGAAACCCAAGTGATAGCGAATCGCCTAGCTGAACTTCTGACTTACCACCAAATTCCAATTACAGATGAGAGAAAAACGCTTGGTGTTCGCACTATCATGATACGTAGAGCAAGAAAAACGGGGCAAGTTCAGATAATCATTGTCACGAATCGCCAGCTTAATTTGAATCAACTAGTCAAAGACCTAGTCAATGATTTTCCAGAAGTTGTCACGGTTGCTGTCAATACAAATACAGCAAAAACAAGTGAAATCTATGGTGAAAAGACGGAAATTATCTGGGGCCAAGAGAGTATTCAAGAAGGAGTACTCGACTATGAGTTTTCTCTCTCGCCCCGAGCTTTTTATCAGCTTAATCCTGAGCAGACAGAAATTCTCTATGGAGAAGCAGTCAAGGCTCTGGATGTTAGCAAAGAAGATCATTTGATTGATGCTTATTGTGGAGTCGGGACAATTGGGTTCGCATTCGCGAAGAAGGTCAAGAGTCTCAGAGGGATGGATATTATTCCAGAAGCCATTGAAGATGCCAAGCGAAATGCTAAAAAAATGGGATTTGACAATACCCATTACGAAGCTGGTACAGCTGAAGAGATTATTCCCCGCTGGTATCAAGAGGGATATAGGGCCGATGCCCTAATAGTCGACCCTCCTCGAACGGGATTAGATGACAAGTTATTAGATGCCATCCTAACCTATGTACCGGAAAAAATGGTTTATGTTTCTTGCAATGTTTCGACCTTGGCGCGAGATTTGGTTAAACTGGTAAAAGTTTATGATCTCCAGTATATCCAGTCAGTTGATATGTTTCCCCACACTGCACGGACAGAAGCAGTCGTGAAGTTGATTAAGAAGAGTGTAAAATAA
- the recX gene encoding recombination regulator RecX, translated as MKITKLEKKKRLYLMELDHQQTFYITEDTIVRFMLSRDKVISKEELAEIQCFAQFSYGKNLALYHLSFKARTEKEVREYLKKYDIEDTIASQVIANLKDENWINDRQYAYSIINANQLSGDKGPYVLTQKLAQKGISKSNIEEILKEFDFSEVAHRVANKLLKKYEGKLPARALQEKIIQNLTNKGFSYADAKSAFDDLDSQVDQETTQELIFKELDKQYTKYARKYEGYELKQRLTQVLARKGYDFSDIASALREYL; from the coding sequence ATGAAAATCACAAAACTTGAAAAGAAAAAACGCCTCTACTTGATGGAGCTAGATCATCAGCAAACCTTTTATATCACTGAAGATACCATTGTCCGTTTTATGCTGTCTCGAGATAAGGTCATTAGCAAAGAGGAACTTGCCGAGATTCAGTGCTTTGCCCAGTTTTCTTATGGTAAAAATCTTGCTCTCTACCATCTATCCTTCAAAGCCCGTACCGAAAAGGAAGTGCGAGAGTATCTGAAAAAGTATGATATTGAAGATACAATAGCTAGTCAAGTTATCGCTAACCTTAAAGATGAAAACTGGATTAATGATCGTCAGTATGCTTATTCCATTATCAATGCAAATCAACTTTCTGGAGATAAGGGGCCTTATGTACTGACTCAGAAACTAGCACAAAAGGGGATTTCAAAATCTAATATAGAAGAGATCTTGAAAGAATTTGATTTTTCAGAAGTTGCTCATCGTGTAGCCAATAAACTATTGAAAAAATATGAGGGAAAACTTCCAGCTCGTGCCTTGCAAGAAAAGATTATCCAAAATCTGACCAACAAGGGCTTCTCCTATGCCGATGCTAAAAGTGCATTTGATGACTTGGACAGTCAAGTTGACCAAGAAACGACTCAGGAGCTCATTTTTAAAGAGTTAGACAAACAATATACTAAGTACGCTCGCAAATATGAAGGATACGAACTAAAGCAACGTTTGACCCAAGTTTTAGCTAGAAAAGGCTATGATTTTTCGGATATAGCCAGCGCTCTCAGAGAATATCTTTAA
- a CDS encoding DUF402 domain-containing protein, which produces MKLPKEGDFITIQSYKHDGSLHRTWRDTMVLKTTENAIIGVNDHTLVTESDGRRWVTREPAIVYFHKKYWFNIIAMIRDNGISYYCNMASPYYLDEEALKYIDYDLDVKVFTDGEKRLLDVEEYERHKRKMKYSDDLDYILKEHVKILVDWINNGRGPFSEAYVNIWYKRYIELKNR; this is translated from the coding sequence ATGAAACTTCCAAAAGAAGGCGACTTTATTACAATTCAAAGTTATAAGCATGATGGGAGTCTCCACCGCACTTGGCGGGACACCATGGTACTAAAAACAACAGAGAACGCCATTATCGGCGTCAACGACCACACACTTGTTACCGAAAGTGACGGTCGTCGTTGGGTGACTCGAGAACCGGCTATTGTTTACTTTCACAAAAAATATTGGTTTAATATCATTGCTATGATTCGCGATAATGGAATTTCCTACTATTGCAATATGGCTAGCCCCTACTATCTAGATGAGGAAGCCCTGAAATACATTGATTATGATTTGGATGTCAAGGTCTTCACTGATGGTGAAAAGCGTCTCTTAGACGTTGAGGAGTATGAGCGCCATAAACGCAAAATGAAGTATTCTGATGATTTAGACTATATTTTGAAAGAGCATGTTAAAATCCTTGTTGATTGGATTAACAATGGACGCGGTCCTTTCTCAGAGGCCTATGTCAACATTTGGTACAAACGCTACATAGAACTAAAGAATCGGTAA
- a CDS encoding epoxyqueuosine reductase QueH, translating into MIDVEEILSKMNPNQKINYDRVMQKMVQVWEKNEQRPTILMHVCCAPCSTYTLEYLTKYADVTIYFANSNIHPKAEYHKRAYVTKKFVSDFNERTGNTVQYLEAPYEPNEYRKLVRGLEEEPEGGDRCKVCFDYRLDKTAQVAMDLGFDYFGSALTISPHKNSQTINSIGIDVQKIYTTHYLPSDFKKNQGYKRSVEMCEEYDIYRQCYCGCVYAAQAQNIDLVQVKKDATAFLLDKDVEKDYSHIKFTVTKLDI; encoded by the coding sequence ATGATTGATGTAGAAGAAATTCTGAGCAAGATGAATCCCAATCAGAAGATTAATTATGACCGTGTTATGCAGAAAATGGTTCAGGTTTGGGAGAAAAATGAGCAACGTCCCACTATTCTCATGCATGTTTGCTGTGCTCCTTGTAGTACCTACACCCTAGAGTACCTGACAAAATACGCTGATGTGACCATCTATTTTGCCAATTCCAATATCCATCCCAAGGCAGAATACCACAAGCGGGCTTACGTCACCAAGAAATTTGTCAGTGATTTCAATGAGCGGACAGGAAATACGGTTCAATACCTAGAAGCGCCTTATGAACCCAATGAATACCGGAAGTTAGTCAGAGGACTGGAAGAAGAACCCGAAGGTGGTGATCGTTGCAAGGTTTGTTTCGACTACCGTCTGGACAAAACAGCGCAAGTAGCTATGGACTTGGGCTTTGACTACTTTGGTTCAGCCTTGACCATCAGTCCCCATAAGAATTCTCAAACCATCAACAGCATCGGAATCGATGTGCAAAAGATTTATACCACCCACTATCTTCCAAGTGATTTCAAGAAAAATCAAGGCTACAAGCGCTCGGTAGAGATGTGCGAGGAGTATGATATCTATCGTCAATGTTATTGTGGATGCGTTTATGCGGCCCAAGCCCAGAATATTGATCTGGTCCAGGTTAAGAAGGATGCCACGGCTTTCTTGTTGGATAAGGATGTTGAAAAAGACTATTCCCACATCAAGTTTACTGTTACTAAATTAGATATATAG
- the groL gene encoding chaperonin GroEL (60 kDa chaperone family; promotes refolding of misfolded polypeptides especially under stressful conditions; forms two stacked rings of heptamers to form a barrel-shaped 14mer; ends can be capped by GroES; misfolded proteins enter the barrel where they are refolded when GroES binds), with protein sequence MSKEIKFSSDARSAMVRGVDILADTVKVTLGPKGRNVVLEKSFGSPLITNDGVTIAKEIELEDHFENMGAKLVSEVASKTNDIAGDGTTTATVLTQAIVREGIKNVTAGANPIGIRRGIEAAVAAAVEALKNNAIPVANKEAIAQVASVSSRSEKVGEYISEAMEKVGKDGVITIEESRGMETELEVVEGMQFDRGYLSQYMVTDSEKMVADLENPYILITDKKISNIQEILPLLESILQSNRPLLIIADDVDGEALPTLVLNKIRGTFNVVAVKAPGFGDRRKAMLEDIAILTGGTVITEDLGLELKDATIEALGQAARVTVDKDSTVIVEGAGNPEAISHRVAVIKSQIETTTSEFDREKLQERLAKLSGGVAVIKVGAATETELKEMKLRIEDALNATRAAVEEGIVAGGGTALVNVIPAVADLELTGDEATGRNIVLRALEEPVRQIAHNAGFEGSIVIDRLKNAEVGTGFNAATGEWVNMIDQGIIDPVKVSRSALQNAASVASLILTTEAVVANKPEPVAPAPAMDPSMMGGMM encoded by the coding sequence ATGTCAAAAGAAATTAAATTTTCATCTGATGCTCGTTCAGCTATGGTCCGTGGTGTCGATATCCTTGCGGACACAGTTAAAGTAACCTTGGGACCAAAAGGTCGTAATGTCGTTCTTGAAAAATCATTTGGCTCACCATTGATTACCAATGACGGTGTTACTATTGCTAAAGAAATTGAATTAGAAGACCATTTTGAAAATATGGGTGCCAAATTGGTATCAGAAGTAGCTTCAAAAACCAATGATATCGCAGGTGACGGGACAACTACTGCAACTGTTTTGACCCAAGCGATCGTCCGCGAAGGAATCAAAAACGTTACTGCAGGTGCTAATCCAATCGGCATTCGTCGTGGGATTGAAGCAGCGGTTGCCGCAGCAGTAGAAGCTTTGAAAAACAATGCCATCCCTGTTGCCAATAAAGAAGCCATCGCTCAGGTTGCCAGTGTATCTTCTCGTTCTGAAAAAGTTGGCGAGTACATTTCTGAAGCTATGGAAAAAGTTGGTAAAGACGGAGTCATTACTATTGAAGAGTCACGTGGTATGGAAACAGAGCTCGAAGTCGTGGAAGGAATGCAGTTTGACCGTGGTTACCTATCACAGTACATGGTGACAGATAGCGAAAAAATGGTGGCTGACCTTGAAAATCCATACATTTTGATTACCGACAAGAAGATCTCAAATATCCAAGAAATCTTGCCACTTCTAGAAAGCATTCTCCAAAGCAACCGTCCGCTCTTGATTATTGCGGATGATGTAGATGGCGAAGCTCTTCCAACTCTTGTATTGAACAAGATTCGTGGAACATTCAATGTCGTAGCTGTCAAGGCCCCTGGCTTCGGTGACCGTCGCAAAGCGATGCTTGAAGACATCGCTATCTTGACAGGAGGAACAGTCATCACAGAAGATCTTGGCCTTGAGTTGAAAGATGCGACTATTGAGGCGCTTGGTCAAGCAGCGAGAGTAACTGTGGACAAAGATAGCACTGTTATCGTAGAAGGTGCTGGAAATCCTGAAGCTATTTCTCACCGTGTTGCGGTTATCAAGTCACAAATCGAAACCACAACTTCTGAATTCGACCGTGAAAAACTCCAAGAACGCTTGGCTAAATTGTCAGGTGGTGTCGCAGTCATCAAGGTCGGAGCTGCAACTGAAACTGAGTTGAAAGAAATGAAACTCCGCATTGAAGATGCCCTCAACGCTACTCGTGCAGCCGTTGAAGAAGGAATTGTTGCAGGTGGTGGAACAGCTCTTGTAAATGTCATCCCAGCCGTAGCTGATTTGGAATTGACAGGAGATGAAGCAACAGGACGCAATATTGTTCTCCGTGCCTTGGAAGAACCTGTTCGTCAAATTGCTCACAATGCAGGATTCGAAGGGTCTATCGTTATTGACCGCTTGAAAAATGCGGAAGTTGGTACAGGCTTCAACGCAGCGACTGGCGAGTGGGTCAACATGATTGATCAAGGAATCATTGACCCAGTGAAAGTGAGCCGTTCAGCCCTTCAAAATGCAGCATCTGTAGCCAGCTTGATTTTGACAACAGAAGCAGTCGTAGCCAATAAACCGGAACCAGTAGCCCCAGCTCCAGCCATGGATCCAAGTATGATGGGTGGGATGATGTAA
- the groES gene encoding co-chaperone GroES has translation MLKPLGDRVVLKIEEKEQTVGGFVLAGSAQEKTKTAQVVATGQGVRTLNGDLVAPSVKPGDRVLVEAHAGIDVKDGDEKYIIVGEANILAIIEE, from the coding sequence ATGTTGAAACCATTAGGAGACCGTGTGGTCTTGAAAATCGAAGAAAAAGAACAAACTGTTGGAGGCTTTGTCCTTGCAGGATCAGCCCAAGAAAAAACAAAAACAGCCCAAGTTGTAGCTACTGGACAAGGTGTTCGTACTTTGAACGGTGACTTGGTTGCTCCAAGCGTGAAGCCTGGAGACCGTGTTTTAGTGGAAGCCCATGCAGGCATTGATGTCAAAGATGGCGATGAAAAGTATATCATCGTAGGCGAAGCCAACATCTTGGCGATCATTGAAGAATAG
- a CDS encoding single-stranded DNA-binding protein, whose amino-acid sequence MYNKVIMIGRLTSTPELHKTNNDKSVARATIAVNRRYKDQNGEREADFVNLVLWGKLAETLASYATKGSLISVDGELRTRRFEKNGQMNYVTEVLVTGFQLLESRAQRAMRENNAGQDLADLVLEEEELPF is encoded by the coding sequence ATGTATAATAAAGTTATCATGATCGGGCGCTTGACGTCTACACCAGAATTGCACAAAACCAACAATGACAAGTCAGTAGCGCGAGCGACTATTGCTGTGAACCGTCGTTACAAAGACCAAAATGGGGAACGTGAAGCTGATTTTGTCAATTTGGTTCTTTGGGGGAAATTGGCTGAAACCTTGGCAAGCTACGCAACTAAAGGTAGTCTTATATCTGTGGATGGAGAACTTCGTACCCGTCGCTTTGAGAAAAATGGCCAGATGAACTATGTGACTGAAGTTCTTGTGACAGGATTCCAACTTTTGGAAAGTCGTGCCCAACGAGCCATGCGTGAAAATAATGCCGGACAGGATTTGGCAGATTTGGTTTTGGAAGAGGAGGAATTGCCATTTTAA
- a CDS encoding SDR family NAD(P)-dependent oxidoreductase produces the protein MPKNVVITGATSGIGEAIARAYLEQGENVVLTGRRTDRLETLKSEFAETFPNQTVWTFPLDVTDMSMVKSVCSDILETIGQIDILVNNAGLALGLAPYQDYEELDMLTMLDTNVKGLMAVTRSFLPSMVAANQGHIINMGSTAGIYAYAGAAVYSATKAAVKTFSDGLRIDTIATDIKVTTIQPGIVETDFSTVRFHGDKERAATVYQGIEALQAQDIADTVVYVTSQPRRVQITDMTIMANQQATGFMVHKK, from the coding sequence ATGCCAAAAAATGTAGTAATTACAGGAGCGACCTCAGGAATCGGAGAAGCGATTGCGCGTGCTTATCTGGAGCAGGGGGAGAATGTCGTTCTAACAGGGCGACGGACAGACAGACTAGAGACCCTCAAGTCAGAGTTTGCAGAAACTTTTCCAAATCAAACAGTTTGGACCTTTCCGCTGGATGTCACGGATATGAGCATGGTCAAGAGTGTCTGCTCCGATATTTTAGAAACGATAGGGCAGATTGATATCTTGGTCAATAACGCTGGACTAGCTCTTGGCTTAGCTCCCTATCAAGACTATGAAGAATTGGATATGCTGACCATGTTGGATACCAATGTCAAGGGTTTGATGGCAGTCACTCGCTCTTTCTTGCCTTCCATGGTTGCGGCAAATCAAGGTCATATTATCAATATGGGATCGACCGCAGGAATCTATGCCTATGCTGGGGCAGCAGTTTATTCAGCCACCAAGGCAGCAGTTAAGACTTTTTCAGATGGACTGCGAATTGATACCATCGCAACGGATATCAAGGTGACTACCATTCAACCAGGGATTGTCGAAACAGATTTCTCTACAGTTCGTTTTCATGGTGACAAAGAGCGGGCTGCTACCGTCTATCAGGGAATTGAGGCCTTGCAAGCTCAGGATATTGCAGATACAGTGGTCTATGTGACCAGTCAGCCTCGTCGTGTGCAGATTACAGATATGACTATTATGGCCAATCAACAGGCGACTGGATTTATGGTTCATAAAAAGTAA
- the ytpR gene encoding YtpR family tRNA-binding protein, protein MIFTYNKEHVGDVLMVIVKNSGDAKLDVERKGKVARVFLKENGETVAWNIFDLSSLFEIAERGQVFLSDEQVERLNQELQAEGFAEEIVNDKEPKFVVGEIVEMVAHPDSDHLNICQVTVASDKTVQIVAGAPNARVGLKTIVALPGAMMPKGNLIFPGELRGEKSFGMMCSPRELALPNAPQKRGVLELSEDQVVGTPFDPAKHWTV, encoded by the coding sequence ATGATTTTTACATATAACAAAGAGCATGTTGGAGATGTCCTTATGGTCATCGTGAAAAATAGCGGCGATGCCAAACTGGACGTGGAGCGCAAAGGCAAGGTAGCCCGTGTTTTCCTCAAAGAAAATGGAGAAACAGTAGCTTGGAATATTTTCGACCTTTCAAGTTTGTTTGAAATTGCAGAGCGCGGTCAAGTCTTTTTATCAGATGAACAAGTAGAACGTTTGAACCAAGAGTTGCAGGCGGAAGGTTTTGCAGAGGAAATTGTTAATGACAAGGAACCTAAGTTTGTTGTTGGTGAAATTGTCGAGATGGTAGCCCATCCAGATAGTGACCACCTCAATATCTGTCAAGTAACAGTCGCAAGTGACAAGACAGTGCAAATCGTTGCAGGGGCTCCCAATGCGCGTGTCGGTTTGAAAACCATTGTCGCTCTTCCAGGAGCTATGATGCCAAAAGGCAACCTCATTTTCCCAGGCGAACTTCGTGGCGAAAAGAGTTTTGGGATGATGTGCAGCCCTCGTGAACTTGCCTTGCCAAATGCTCCGCAAAAACGTGGGGTGCTTGAATTATCAGAAGACCAAGTTGTCGGAACTCCGTTTGACCCAGCCAAACACTGGACTGTCTAG
- a CDS encoding thioredoxin family protein: protein MITPSSIEELAGFVEQDGKKVFLFVADWCGDCRYIYPALPEIEEANPEFTFIRVDRDQYMDLAKLWDVYGIPSLVVLEKDKEIGRFVNRDRKSKQQINDFLAGLK from the coding sequence ATGATAACTCCTAGTAGTATAGAAGAGCTCGCAGGTTTTGTCGAGCAAGATGGCAAGAAGGTTTTCCTTTTTGTAGCGGACTGGTGTGGCGATTGTCGTTATATCTATCCTGCCTTGCCAGAGATTGAGGAGGCCAATCCAGAGTTCACCTTTATTCGAGTGGACCGAGACCAGTACATGGATCTGGCCAAACTCTGGGATGTTTACGGGATTCCTAGCCTTGTTGTGCTAGAAAAGGACAAGGAAATCGGCCGATTTGTCAATCGCGACCGTAAAAGCAAGCAACAAATTAACGACTTTTTAGCAGGACTGAAATAG
- a CDS encoding DUF4651 domain-containing protein, translating to MNGMKAKKLWMTGLTVAGLSALALGAKKAADNHKLMKTQEELTAIVRELFSDMGEIATLYVQVYESSLERLVGGVIFEDGRYYTFVYENEDLVYEEEVL from the coding sequence ATGAATGGTATGAAAGCTAAGAAATTATGGATGACTGGCTTGACAGTGGCTGGTCTAAGTGCCCTCGCTTTGGGTGCCAAAAAAGCAGCAGATAACCACAAACTCATGAAGACTCAAGAAGAGTTGACCGCTATCGTGCGCGAACTTTTCTCAGATATGGGTGAGATTGCGACTCTCTATGTTCAAGTCTACGAAAGTAGTCTAGAGCGACTCGTCGGAGGAGTCATTTTCGAGGATGGTCGTTACTATACCTTTGTCTATGAAAATGAAGACCTAGTCTATGAGGAGGAAGTCTTATGA
- a CDS encoding N-acetylmuramoyl-L-alanine amidase family protein, translated as MKKITLFCLSLAGLALLAFPHSGKAFELEEEWVIKGGVKYQDGKILRFNNGHEVDIKVLDLPKTEKVEWTVSLNGQDQTVNFLGQEKDKSMVGTEGRYLNFYVPYGYRGDIKVEAKSGNEVKTWSTKVVDDVYNGEKSGYYRIEESKDHYTYLDTKWDYQTKTYTATLPETINGQKVYAWKDHDNGELKLTKPESISHSYKGGGVFRELYPIVKAESWLKSDQNWYYQKQGQLVQNAWVKDNGTWYFMNDKGIMFNQTWLYQGGKWYAFKSSGAMIASDWLYDQGKWYNLSTSGSMKASTWIFDKGEWYYVSSSGAMIANDWVKDNGKWYYLASSGKMLRNTYTPDGYYVGNSGAWQ; from the coding sequence ATGAAAAAAATCACACTATTTTGTTTGTCTCTAGCAGGTTTAGCTTTACTGGCTTTCCCTCATTCAGGAAAAGCATTCGAATTGGAAGAAGAATGGGTTATTAAGGGTGGGGTTAAGTATCAAGATGGCAAAATTCTTCGATTTAATAATGGCCATGAAGTAGATATCAAAGTCTTGGATTTGCCAAAAACTGAGAAAGTCGAGTGGACGGTCAGTCTCAATGGTCAAGATCAGACAGTCAATTTCCTAGGTCAAGAAAAGGACAAGTCTATGGTCGGTACAGAGGGGCGTTACCTGAATTTCTACGTACCTTATGGCTATAGAGGAGATATCAAGGTCGAGGCCAAGAGTGGAAATGAAGTAAAGACCTGGTCCACTAAAGTGGTAGATGATGTATATAATGGTGAGAAAAGTGGCTACTACCGTATTGAAGAATCAAAAGACCATTACACCTACCTTGATACAAAATGGGACTATCAAACCAAGACCTACACTGCTACCTTACCAGAGACTATCAATGGTCAAAAAGTTTATGCTTGGAAAGACCATGACAATGGTGAGTTAAAACTTACAAAACCAGAATCTATCAGTCATTCCTACAAGGGGGGAGGAGTCTTCCGAGAACTTTATCCGATTGTAAAAGCAGAAAGCTGGCTAAAATCAGACCAAAATTGGTACTATCAAAAACAAGGCCAACTAGTTCAAAATGCTTGGGTTAAAGACAATGGAACTTGGTACTTTATGAATGATAAAGGGATTATGTTTAATCAAACTTGGCTCTATCAAGGTGGCAAATGGTATGCCTTTAAATCATCAGGAGCTATGATTGCTAGTGATTGGCTTTACGACCAAGGCAAGTGGTACAATTTATCAACTTCAGGCTCTATGAAAGCAAGCACTTGGATTTTTGACAAGGGAGAATGGTATTATGTAAGTTCTTCTGGTGCCATGATTGCGAATGATTGGGTCAAAGACAATGGTAAGTGGTATTATCTAGCTTCATCAGGTAAGATGCTTCGCAATACCTACACACCAGATGGCTACTACGTTGGCAACTCAGGTGCCTGGCAATAA